In Penicillium oxalicum strain HP7-1 chromosome I, whole genome shotgun sequence, a single window of DNA contains:
- a CDS encoding 2-oxoglutarate dehydrogenase codes for MFRNTALKATHSNLLRGAASTTSRRAFGLASTARSASKTSFGLTTRRPLAVIDRAFNGARLYASSAEGNAPGVDPNDSFLQGSTANYIDEMYLAWKQDPSSVHISWQTYFKNMEEGHMPISQAFTPPPTLVPTPTGGVPQDMPGTGLNAGADVTNHLKVQLLCRAYQARGHHKAKIDPLGIRSDAETFGYSKPKELELDHYGFTERDLDQEFALGPGILPRFITETRKKMTLREIIDACEKIYCGSYGVEYIHIPDRKPCEWIRDRFEVPQPYNYSVDDKRRILDRLIWSSSFESFLATKFPNDKRFGLEGCETLVPGMKALIDRSVDYGIKDIVIGMPHRGRLNVLSNVVRKPNESIFSEFAGSTEPSDEGSGDVKYHLGMNFERPTPSGKRVQLSLVANPSHLEAEDPVVLGKTRAIQHYNNDETKFDSAMGVLLHGDAAFAAQGVVYETMGFHSLPAYSTGGTIHIVVNNQIGFTTDPRFARSTPYCSDIAKSIDAPVFHVNADDVEAVNYVCQVAADWRAEFKSDVVVDIVCYRKQGHNETDQPSFTQPLMYKRIASQKAQLDKYVEKLINEGTFTKEDIDEHKKWVWGMLNDSFDRSKDYQPTGREWLTSAWNGFKTPKELANEVLPHLDTAVEAKSLQHIADKVSGSSMPEGFTLHRNLKRILANRKKSVEEGKNIDWATAEALAFGSLVDEGYHVRISGQDVERGTFSQRHAVLHDQETEATYTPLQDIGEKQGSFVISNSSLSEFGALGFEYGYSLTSPEALVMWEAQFGDFANNAQCIIDQFIAAGESKWLQRSGLVVSLPHGYDGQGPEHSSGRMERWLQLCNEEPRVFPSAHKLDRQHQDCNMQIVCMTEPSNIFHVLRRQMHRQFRKPLVIFFSKSLLRHPIARSDIEAFTGDSHFKWIIPDPAHKTEAIEAPEKIDRVIMCSGQVYAALVKHREANGIRNTAITRVEQLHPFPWDQLKENLDSYPNAKDIVWCQEEPLNAGAWSYVQPRIETMLNSTEHHNRRHVLYAGRAPSASVATGLKAVHLKEEQEFLEDAFSIHQDRLKGE; via the exons ATGTTCAGGAATACTGCCTTGAAGGCCACCCACAGCAATTTGCTGCGTGGTGCGGCCAGCACAACCTCCCGCCGGGCCTTCGGTCTGGCCTCCACTGCTCGCAGTGCCTCCAAGACGTCGTTTGGCCTGACCACTCGTCGTCCCCTCGCCGTCATCGACCGTGCCTTCAACGGCGCTCGCCTCTATGCTTCATCGGCCGAGGGCAATGCTCCTGGAGTG GACCCCAATGATTCTTTCCTGCAGGGCAGCACTGCCAACTACATCGACGAAATGTACCTTGCTTGGAAGCAGGATCCCTCCAGTGTCCACATCTCATGGCAAACTTACTTCAAGAACATGGAGGAGGGCCACATGCCCATCTCCCAGGCCTTCACCCCTCCCCCGACGCTGGTTCCCACCCCTACCGGTGGTGTCCCCCAGGACATGCCCGGCACTGGCCTCAATGCTGGTGCCGATGTGACCAACCACCTGAAGGTGCAGCTTCTGTGCCGTGCCTACCAGGCCCGTGGTCACCACAAGGCCAAGATTGACCCCCTCGGCATCCGCAGCGACGCCGAGACCTTTGGCTACAGCAAGCCCAAGGAGCTCGAGCTGGATCACTACGGATTCACTGAGCGCGACCTCGACCAGGAATTCGCGCTTGGCCCCGGTATCCTACCCCGTTTCATCACCGAGACCCGCAAGAAGATGACCCTccgcgagatcatcgacgCTTGCGAGAAGATCTACTGTGGCTCCTACGGTGTCGAATACATCCACATTCCCGACCGCAAGCCCTGCGAGTGGATCCGTGACCGCTTCGAGGTTCCCCAGCCGTACAACTACTCCGTGGATGACAAGCGCCGTATCCTGGACCGTCTGATCTGGTCCTCCAGCTTCGAGTCCTTCCTGGCCACCAAATTCCCCAACGACAAGCGTTTCGGCCTGGAGGGTTGTGAGACTCTGGTCCCCGGTATGAAGGCTCTGATCGACCGCAGTGTGGACTACGGTATCAAGGACATTGTCATTGGTATGCCTCACCGTGGACGTCTCAACGTCCTCTCCAACGTTGTGCGCAAGCCCAATGAGTCCATCTTCAGTGAGTTCGCCGGCTCCACCGAGCCTTCGGACGAGGGTTCCGGTGATGTCAAGTACCACTTGGGTATGAACTTTGAGCGTCCCACTCCGTCCGGTAAGCGCGTGCAGCTGTCGCTGGTTGCCAACCCTTCTCACTTGGAGGCCGAGGACCCCGTCGTGCTGGGCAAGACTCGCGCCATCCAGCACTACAACAATGACGAGACCAAGTTCGACAGCGCCATGGGTGTCCTGCTCCACGGTGACGCCGCGTTCGCCGCTCAGGGTGTCGTCTACGAGACCATGGGTTTCCACTCCCTCCCCGCCTATTCCACCGGCGGTACCATCCACATTGTCGTGAACAACCAGATCGGTTTCACCACTGACCCTCGCTTTGCCCGTTCCACTCCCTACTGCTCGGACATTGCCAAGTCTATCGACGCCCCCGTCTTCCACGTCAACGCGGATGATGTTGAGGCTGTCAACTACGTCTGCCAGGTCGCTGCTGACTGGCGCGCCGAGTTCAAGTCGGATGTTGTCGTCGACATCGTCTGCTACCGTAAGCAGGGTCACAACGAGACCGACCAGCCCTCCTTCACCCAGCCTCTGATGTACAAGCGCATTGCCTCCCAGAAGGCTCAGCTTGACAAGTACGTGGAGAAGCTCATCAACGAAGGTACCTTCACCAAGGAGGACATTGATGAGCACAAGAAGTGGGTCTGGGGCATGCTGAACGACAGCTTCGACCGCAGCAAGGACTACCAGCCCACTGGCCGGGAGTGGCTGACTTCCGCTTGGAATGGCTTCAAGACCCCCAAGGAGCTCGCCAACGAGGTTCTGCCTCACCTCGACACCGCCGTCGAGGCCAAGTCTCTGCAGCACATCGCCGACAAGGTCAGCGGCAGCTCCATGCCCGAGGGCTTCACTCTGCACCGCAACCTCAAGCGCATTCTGGCCAACCGCAAGAAGAGTGTCGAGGAGGGCAAGAACATCGACTGGGCGACCGCCGAGGCTCTTGCTTTCGGTTCGCTCGTCGACGAGGGATACCACGTCCGCATTTCCGGTCAGGATGTCGAGCGTGGTACCTTCTCCCAGCGCCACGCTGTCCTCCACGACCAGGAGACGGAGGCTACCTACACCCCGCTCCAGGACATTGGTGAGAAGCAGGGAAGCTTTGTCATCTCCAACTCTTCCTTGAGCGAATTTGGCGC TCTTGGTTTCGAGTATGGTTACTCGCTGACCTCCCCCGAGGCGCTCGTCATGTGGGAGGCCCAGTTCGGTGACTTTGCCAACAACGCTCAGTGTATCATTGATCAGTTCATCGCTGCCGGTGAATCCAAGTGGTTGCAGCGCTCCGGTCTGGTTGTCTCTCTGCCTCACGGTTACGACGGCCAGGGTCCTGAGCACTCTTCCGGACGTATGGAGCGCTGGCTGCAGCTTTGCAATGAGGAGCCCCGTGTCTTCCCCTCTGCTCACAAGCTGGACCGCCAGCACCAGGACTGCAACATGCAGATTGTTTGCATGACCGAGCCCTCCAACATCTTCCACGTTCTCCGTCGCCAGATGCACCGCCAGTTCCGCAAGC CCCttgtcatcttcttctccaagtcGCTCCTGCGTCACCCCATTGCCCGCTCGGACATTGAGGCCTTCACTGGTGACTCGCACTTCAAGTGGATCATTCCCGACCCCGCCCACAAGACCGAGGCCATTGAGGCTCCCGAGAAGATCGATCGTGTGATCATGTGTTCCGGCCAAGTGTACGCTGCTCTTGTGAAACACCGTGAGGCCAACGGCATCCGCAACACCGCCATCACCCGTGTTGAGCAGCTGCACCCCTTCCCCTGGGACCAGCTCAAGGAGAACCTGGACAGCTACCCCAACGCCAAGGACATCGTCTGGTGCCAGGAGGAGCCCCTGAACGCCGGTGCCTGGTCGTACGTCCAGCCCCGTATTGAGACCATGCTCAACTCCACTGAGCACCACAACCGCCGCCACGTCCTCTACGCCGGTCGTGCTCCTAGCGCCTCTGTGGCCACCGGTCTCAAGGCTGTTCACCtgaaggaggagcaggagtTCCTGGAGGATgccttctccatccaccagGACCGCCTGAAGGGCGAGTAA
- a CDS encoding General transcription and DNA repair factor IIH subunit tcf-29 — MASPSGAASYKKKDGTLALSPDEQTLTWTPTAPGQPGVNITISGITNLKQTPATNPKVMLKIFVLAPNAPPNSEPDQYVFLFTAGPDLARAEADAIKNALSARMNAGKATTPAQTPAPGAAGVGGLSAAMAIANAVSSASSSKNPWDDDNRLKGDVELQQSLLKADPSLQRMFMESIQTKPDSLTSAQFMSQFWSTRLHLLRAHAIERAQTRGSYNVLSSLKPRVEENVTRLNISKEQISLIFSQHPLVKRVYDENVPKLSEQQFWSRFFQSRLFKKLRGERISETDATDAILDKYLREENAASTRESYVPHFMDLAGNEVHHSQRQGNRPDLDMRPSGADKVPIIRTLNSLSEKIMSNVAPADGDVTAPIGIDEETWQIMQLRDLQGDEEQTRVTLNIRDQNRFFSQTQEDEQTRAFAKQDPNEILKTLQSEIAENLPLGGHAPLQKLVDPGDDEDEEMEDAPASQRPVGSSAALHDAFAQILGAVREQREQMSERAASDTYGLSPSLYDRLTLTHATSTEFLNQFWQAFLSGNPERAGEVQSLSESLIRAMDRIKAVANDAEAERQIEVDRRKNAAREYYEKTKRKPRLNLDDIEGGQKVVNQLLGPTLRALELASNRYRTTLEAEKAEAAREAAAPAI; from the exons ATGGCTTCTCCGAGCGGAGCAGCCTCatacaagaagaaagatggcaCTCTTGCTCTTTCGCCAGATGAGCAGACGCTCACTTGGACACCAACAGCTCCGGGGCAGCCGGGGGTGAATATTACGATCTCAGGAATCACCA ACCTGAAGCAGACCCCGGCAACAAATCCCAAAGTCATGTTGAAAATATTTGTCCTCGCCCCAAATGCGCCACCTAACAGTGAGCCAGACCAATATGTGTTTTTGTTCACCGCAGGCCCGGACTTGGCCCGCGCGGAGGCCGACGCCATCAAGAATGCATTGAGCGCACGAATGAATGCAGGAAAGGCAACCACCCCTGCGCAGACGCCAGCTCCTGGTGCGGCGGGCGTGGGTGGACTATCGGCTGCAATGGCAATTGCCAATGCCGTATCCTCAGCGAGTTCATCGAAGAACCCGTGGGATGATGACAACCGGCTGAAGGGGGACGTGGAGCTGCAGCAGTCTTTGTTGAAGGCCGACCCTTCTCTGCAGCGAATGTTTATGGAGTCCATTCAAACTAAACCAGACAGTTTGACCTCGGCGCAGTTCATGTCTCAATTCTGGTCGACCCGACTGCACCTATTACGAGCGCATGCGATCGAGCGCGCGCAGACTCGCGGCTCGTACAATGTGCTGTCATCACTCAAGCCTCGTGTCGAAGAGAATGTGACACGGCTGAATATCAGCAAAGAGCAGATCTCGCTCATCTTCTCTCAGCATCCGCTGGTCAAGCGGGTGTACGATGAGAATGTCCCGAAACTGAGTGAGCAGCAGTTTTGGTCACGGTTCTTCCAAAGTCGGCTGTTCAAGAAGTTGCGAGGAGAGCGTATATCCGAGACTGATGCAACGGATGCAATCTTGGACAAGTATCTTCGAGAAGAGAATGCAGCTTCTACTCGAGAATCCTACGTTCCGCACTTTATGGATTTGGCTGGCAATGAAGTTCATCACAGCCAACGCCAAGGTAACAGACCGGACTTGGACATGCGGCCCTCGGGTGCAGACAAGGTCCCTATCATCCGAACGCTGAACAGTTTGAGTGAGAAGATCATGTCCAACGTTGCCCCGGCCGATGGGGATGTGACTGCGCCTATCGGCATCGACGAGGAGACCTGGCAGATCATGCAGCTTAGAGATCTGCAGGGCGATGAAGAGCAGACCCGTGTCACGTTGAACATTCGCGATCAAAATCGCTTCTTTTCCCAAACTCAGGAGGATGAACAGACACGCGCATTTGCCAAGCAGGATCCAAATGAGATTCTGAAGACACTCCAGTCAGAAATAGCAGAGAATTTGCCACTTGGGGGCCATGCGCCGCTTCAGAAGCTGGTGGATCCaggtgacgatgaagatgaagagatggaagacgCACCAGCCAGTCAGCGCCCCGTGGGATCATCGGCTGCTCTCCATGACGCATTCGCACAGATTCTGGGGGCTGTCCGCGAGCAGCGCGAGCAGATGAGCGAAAGGGCTGCGTCTGATACTTATGGGCTATCTCCTAGTCTTTACGACCGGTTGACTTTGACCCATGCGACATCCACCGAATTCCTGAATCAATTCTGGCAAGCCTTTCTTTCTGGTAATCCGGAACGAGCCGGCGAAGTGCAGTCGCTCTCCGAATCATTGATTCGCGCCATGGACCGCATCAAAGCGGTTGCCAATGACGCCGAAGCGGAGCGTCAAATAGAAGTTGATCGGAGAAAGAATGCGGCGCGCGAGTATTACGAAAAGACAAAGCGCAAGCCTCGGTTAAACTTGGATGACATTGAGGGTGGCCAAAAGGTGGTCAATCAGCTTCTTGGTCCGACTTTACGAGCCCTGGAACTGGCCTCCAATCGGTATCGAACCACTTTGGAAGCAGAAAAGGCGGAAGCAGCACGCGAGGCAGCTGCGCCAGCTATTTAG